In Erigeron canadensis isolate Cc75 chromosome 8, C_canadensis_v1, whole genome shotgun sequence, the DNA window AAGTAAGATATATCAATcgtttaagaaaaataaatcacTTCGAGGCACATCCAAAGAAAAAGTAATGGATGTAATAGTATGGACACATATGACAATGATGATAACTATGCTAGCACCTATATGTACATCCATCAGAACAGAGACACAGCAAGCAACCGATATAAATAAATTACTGTCCACCATAGATTACGAATATTCCAACAATATATACTagtttgtaatttaatttaagGATAACAAATTACTAAccttttgtttaattttcttaaaatcaaGCAAACGCAAAGCCTTCAACTTGTGAATGACATACAATCGATAGTTGGGTTTCTTTGTAATGTTATTGTCCAACAAGCTCAAGTACTGCAGCTTCGGTAGTGATGCAAGTGGATCAATCTCAACCAAATTAACAAGCCGATTGTTAGTAAGAACCAAAGAGTGCAGTTTCGGCAAGAACTCTGTAAAAGTATAAACACCACCATAACTTGTTATATCAAAATTAACAAACAACTAATAACGAGACATTAAACCCAAGGATGAAACatgtaaaaatcaaaatagaaaacaaagaaaaagaaacttggtgttttttttatttgttttgacaTGTGTCATTATCTcattgatgatgatatatgcCAAACTGAAAGGCATTTTTGCTCTCCTCATTTGATTTTGACACATGTCATTATCTCGTTTGACGAAGATGACAAACGTCacaatgaaaaagaaaacactAATACTTAAGATGTTTTCCATCTCCTAATCGTCTATTTCTTATAATTCCAACATGTGTCATCATCTCAACTAGGTCAATGCACCATAGGAAAATTAAAACAAGACAATGTAGTAGCAGTACCTCCAATGTTAGGGTTAATACGAGTAATCCGATTGTTATTCAGCAACAACGTTCCAAGCCGATTTAAATTCGGAAAGTTTTCGAGCTTCACAATCTCATTATCAGACAAATCAATGGTATCAAATTGATCCTATTCAATATCATATATAAACCGTAAAcaaattatcaacaaaatattcaaaaaaatatgaataaaataaacttaatagccctaaaaatcataaaatagaAATTACTAACCTCAGTAGCACCTATATTCTCAATCACTGGAATTTTATTACCTACAAATTGAAACAAATTAAAtagaatttaattataaatatatacatgtatacgTACAGAGAGTTAAAATTAGGTTAAAAGAAACAGAAAACAGTGagcagtgtgtgtgtgtatatatatatatgtatgtatacctCGAAGATCTAATTCACGTTCGCGAAGAGCGTTGAAGAAGTGAGGGCTTTTCCATACCAAATCGGCATTTAATCGAACCATTTTTTACTGtgtatttttgtgtgtgttgaaGACGGTGGTCGTGATGGTGGCTGTTGCTAAAACCCCAAAAAATAAAACCCAGAGTTGGGAGAGATTATTACTATTATGCCCTCAATGTGTTTTCTTAGTTAAGGGTTAATATCACAAATGGCCCCTTTGGTTGTTGAAATTAGCATTTTGCACCCTGTGGTCGATTAATGCTTCTAGATACCCTGTAATTGCATTTTGTATCACCATAAGCCCCTGACTCAGACACTAATCGAACATTTTGAGTCATTatcaaaatctatatatatatatatattatttcttttttctttatacaCGTATGTAAACAAtaattgtttttagtttttactttaaaatttcCATTGCATAATTGTACATGTAtccattttcatattaaattaaTCAATATTCATGGCATCAAACCCACCACCACACGTAATTTGATTTTCTATGACtcaacaatatttttttatttatttaaaattttcctttatttattttcaagttttatcTTTAATGGATCTAAATCATATTAGTTTTTATGCATCCAAGTCATCTTTAAGCCTGTGTTCTCGAGTTTATATGTAAAGAAAGGGGAAAGAAGAGAAGAGGGATGAATGGGAGAGAAGGGGTGGAGTttccttccttccaaatcatcccaaaagtgggAGGAAAATATCTTTAGCAAATTCTATAGAATTCTCCTTCCAAATCTTTtcccttcttttctcttcttcccttgaataaaactcaagaacccaaatatttttaaaatcctttacaatctttttctttccttttaaaacaaaactcaagaacatacccTAAGCATTGAAGTTATTTTTATGCAtccaaattaaattaatttttttgcaTGCAAGTAATATCAATTTTTATGCATCCaagtaaatttcatttttatgcaTCCAAGTCATTTTTCAaagttaaattaatatttatgcATCCAAATTATATTACATAAATTTTAAGCATCCAAGACattttttaagttaaattaacttttatatatgcatCCTAATAATGTTAATTTTTATGTATCAAGTCATTTTTTACGCATCCAAgtcatgtttatttttaatgcatcCAAGTAATTATTATGTATCCAAATCTTCCACTCCTTTACTTATTGTTTGCTtcccaattatatatatagagaatcATACGTCAATAATATTTAAGATTAgttaatttacaaatataaaattaacttACCTCATTGTAATTGGAGAAATCTTCAAAATGCTTGGTACgtagttttgacttttgaaaaaaCTACTTAGTAACCCCACTTCGATCTATCGAAGCCCCCCGACGAATCTCTAACAATAGTTTTAACGTCGACGACCCCGTCGATGGGCTGTCAGCGGATCTATTGTATGAATAAAACTTTTAGGGGATTAAATGGTATAGAGGTAAAAGTTTATgggtaaaaatgtaaaagattaaaactttaggggttaaaagataaataagtgAACATGCAAAAAGTTGTACAAGATTAAAAGTTTAGGGGATTAAAAGATAAAGAGATAAAagttacatgtatatatagttgtatgttatgtataaaaagttgtaaaaaacAACTTGGTTTTTatgaaggagaaaaaaaaaatgattggttgagatttgataaaaaaaaagagtattatagttattttaggtaaatataaaataaatataaggggtattttgaaaaagtacttaaaatcaatattgaaaatttaaatttaatgttaaaaatttaaagaaaatctgctttataatatattatagaagtatagatataatatattgaaaaaaaaggcaaaaagaCAAAAACCCAAAGTGATTTTTTTCTTCAGTGAACACGAGTCACGGCTGAGCAAACCAACCCATACACACAGTGACACAAGTAAAgccctttttttattatttattttttttatttttatctatatctatactatattataaaacaaattccatatataaattttaattttcaatatttaatttttcaaaataccCCTTATCAATTTTacatttacttaaaataaccatattatcctttttttctcaatcatttttttttctctcattcataattcatttattcctttaattcattcaaaatcttttatcttaaaaaccgtacaccgttaaattataaaaaaatatatgggtgttcttaaaatttcatgttctttcattagagtggtcattcgatatacttttgacgaatttttaaatctgacgGCGGACGGCTAAGgtatttgactatcacactctataatcTATCACCTCTTATAACCAATCACActgtatgacctatcacccaccATCCCACCGCCACTAACTCGACGGCCGCCGCATCGTGCGAGTACCATTCTCGTtacaagtaaattaaaaaaaaaaagattaaaccAACTCAATACACCAACGTAAAAAGAGATTTGTGTGCCATATCTTCAAAAATACTACTAAACTATAGAAATAAGATAAAATCCTCTACTATATACGAGTACTTTTTTGTATCTAGGGGTGGGTCATGGCAGAAAAGCCGGATATTGTCACCATCTCTTTGCTAAAGATTCAAATACTAaggtgcgtttagttcaagaaaacttcattgttttctattttcattttccaaaaaaatatgGAAAACTGGAAACGTgttcaaattgtaattttttaaaaaagttttcctagaaaatgaaaattcttttttccaacttttaCACTAAAATTAggaaaactgtttttttcagtttttgttttcacttttctattttcttgtaACACCCGAAAGTTTTTAAGATAAAGATATTAAtccccttttatagttttaacatttaaaatagtttcctagtattttatttttggtttagggattaatttagttggaactttagtggaaAACGGATAAAATACCCATGAAAATTGAAAGGGGGCGTGACATCATGGGAAGGATGCCAGCCATTCTCTTAAGTTATGAATCACCTCCCAGTTACTTTCTCTTCTTCAACTTTCTTTCAATTCTAATTAATtgatttcattctttctttcaatCAAGATATCCAAGAATCATCCAACaagaacaatgataataatcTTCAATCAcctaagaaattaaaaattggaGTTTTgagtgtggtggtggtggtggccgaaaatcaTGAAGGAAATAGAGAAGAAATTATGACTTGAATCCTTGATTTATTCCTTCATCCATTAAGGTAAACACTTTCTAACCTAATTTTGACTTCCTcaagaattagggttcttgctattaaatttaattaagaaatttgggggttttcttAAAACTGAGTTAATTGctataatacaagttagggttattgtaatttaatcaaatttagggtttttagttgGGTTGCATGAAGGTTTTGATGAATACTAGTAAGAACAAAGTTGGACAGATTCTGTCCCTGAGTTTGAAACGAGATAAACACCCCCATGACAGAATTTTCACTTGTcaagtcctaaaaagaaaatgtaggttattgtgttaagtaaattttgccactaaaatgggttaaaaagacgaagtagaactctagatatgaatttttgaattcagAGGCGCAATGCTgatttttcagcaaaactgattcCATGTCTGtcattaaaacgggtaaaacacattcttgcaagttaattcatatcttgctcactgaatataaaatgtacataaatgtgttaagaagaagtggccactggaatgaggtcaatatatggtgtagaactcaagttatggtcatttgaagtcagtagggtcaaagctgtttaacagcagcagttttgatttttaaaacgaccagaagtcacctttgaaggacaattcacatattggtcactaaagataaaaggtaggTGTATGTGTCATGAAAATTTGTCCACTGGAATCATGTTaaaagagtaagtagaacttgagttatgcttgtttgaagtcTGCTAGGTCAACTATGATAATGACGATTTTGATACGAAAGTAACTCTTGGCCaattgaaaatgatataagagatacatgttatgtgaaccAACCGgagattaatataagatttgtaaatgatgggttgggtgttgaaatgctagtgattatggttagatggcctagtatgtgattgatgatcctTTATGCGTTATGATTTGttgctaggttgaagcatacatgttttgtgttcatgcggtcttcttgatttatgattttggttgtcgtggaggaggtgagtattcttgcatacctttatgtttatgttggatcaattgaccacatcatgttgaagccttttgtccatgtgtggtgttgaccacatcatgttgaagtttatttatatatgtgtggtaattgatgcggTATTATCCCATGTGGGGCATGGTgttttgaggcctaagaacctccggggcctaagaaccccgatagctAATCTATTGACGCCTAAGAACTtccggtggcctaagaaccccgatagatgatcatgattatgttgtttagcttatatggatccatatattgtgattagtgtgcaaggtgagcatgtaaatgtggcatgacgatgtcataggttacatgtaatagtccttgtacgtgccctccttcgtatgtataaacgtatggaagattattcactaagttttgcttactttttagttgtttaccttttttataggttgtcccggatgcAGAAGAAAGTTAAATAATCTACAGATTGAAGTTAAAGTTCCTTTATGGATATGCTTGCTTTAGCTAAATGCGGATAATGGTATTGGTAATAGGACCCTTAATGACCCCCTCTGAACTATCGGCTCATTGTACccttgttatgtctttttggaaaattattatgatgtctagTGTTAGATCCGAGTTTTTGGGGTACTTCCAATTGGTCGTTTTGTAATAGTGATGTATTGATCatgattaaatgtgttttggtaAACTaataatccgtaacaggtttagatgatgattttacgaatgggtcatgccgaaatttctaacTTTTGGTGCATTGTCTTTAATAActagttttacttttattaagtttatttctATGTCTAAAACTTGTTTGAACTCAGGAAATGCCttttctcccactgcggcgcagtgggagtgtgtccaacccactgcggcgcagtggggtttttCTCGCGCAGGTTCGAGACTttccattgcggcgcagtggagagtgctcaaccccactgcggcgcagtgggggtataaaagaaaagtttatttttctattaatcgAGTTGTGTCGTTTCATttctaaaccttttataaacttaaaattagaaaacaagtgaatttaaacatgttttctagttttctaaaatggaaaaatgaaaatccatcttttattttgaacgcattttttaaattttcaagggatttttagaaatgaaaaactttttcattttctagaaaactagaaatggaaaacttaaaaacatttctCCAACTAAACACGCCCTCTCGGCAACTTGAAAACTATTCACGTAAACACGCATTGTATGGATACCAATACTAGTAATATTTGGGTTATGACTAAGGAGCTTTTCAAAAACAAGAACTGAGCATCTACTCATCTAGtaacattttttgattttttataagcCAAGTATGGAAACTACCAAAAGAAACAAGTTAGAAATGCCCTACGAACATTAACTAACTATACTATGATATGCATCAGCAACTAGCTTTTACCAAAAATAAGATATGTTTAGTACAGGTAAGAAGAGGTTGTGATACTGCTACCCCCTACCACGGTGAGATCCCCTTTCAACAACCGTATCAGCGAACTTGTAAAGATCAGAAGATGGGACCCGCCTTTCAAACAAGCCATTTGGCGGGATATAGTTCGGCAATCTTGGGAATGAACTAGAATATGGTTGACCCACATAAGGCCAAGGGTTATTCGTGTGAGGCATTGGTTCAGCAACAGGTCCACCATAAACACAGGGGGCATAGAAACCAGCAGGCACTGAGCTAGTTATGTGTGGGGGCAGTACAGGTGCACTAAATGCAGATGAAGCGGAATAGGTTGTAACATAAGAATTATAAAGGTCTTGGTCAAAGTAGCCGTGAATTAGTGTTGATAGATTATATGGGTGTGTGTCATAGTGGTCATGGGGATTCTGCTCATGTGGCAAACTTTCATGACTACAACAACTACGTTTGGCTTGCTGTTGATTGTTCGGATCATTTGAAAACtcggtttctttttctttcctctTTAGTGTTGACTTTTCTTCAGTCGTCTTCAAATCTAGCTCATTTATTACTTTCTCCAGTTGTTCGATTTTTTCATTAATGTTGAAGCCAGGAAGGAACTTTGAGGGATCACTCTTGTGAGTTTTCAAACATCTCCGTACGGATTTCAAATCAGATAACTGCTGCAGCGTTGCTGTATACTGAAAACAAACCAACCACAAACACCTATGTTAGCCATTTTCAACCCAGTAGtaaaacttatttaccaaactaGTATAGTTTCAATAACatttaccattttagtataaaacataattaaacattatatttatatctattaaatataataaataaagatatgttAGTATAAAGACAAAAATATCGGCATTTACGATGACACGTGAATACAAATCGATCAAGTATGTCTCAAACACTAAAAATTTATGCTCTATAATATCGAtctaatttgatattattatacGCCAATTAGTTTAATAATCTGAGATAAATAGGATAATAGCTAAAGCTAAAAGCAATTACTTGGTAGTTAATCAGAGATGTTATTCTCAATGGGATGACATCCTCTCTAGAAATGTCTCTTCCATTGATTCGACGATACGcatttgatttatcatttattcTATTGTTTCAATAGAAATACCATTATATTTTACTATTTCTTTGTTGtgattttttgtatatttattgacattttttttataaagttagtttcgattcaggcGTGCtgaagacaattttaaccaacaaattgTTGGAACTCCAACCTcctcatgaaaaataccttgagatgtgAAACCCAAAATTCGAACCCGAGACATTGGGGAAAACTCACCTTCGAGACCCACATAATAGATTTAAAAAATACCCCTAAACAACCCACctaatttaatgtttaattaagttGTATACTAAcgtatctttatttattatgtttaataaatataaatataatgtttaattatgttttatactaaaatggtaaatattattgaaactatactagtttggtaaataaattTTCCCACCACactagtttggaaaaaaactcaCCCATATACTCTATGAATGTCTTGATTTAAGTTTAATTTAATCTACAACAGAGGCAacgacaaaaaataaaagaatatgtaGCTTTAACAGAAACGGGTCAAAAATTGTGCAAATTTATTTTTAGTGTAAAATCATtgtataaaagttatttttgtgaTCACATCTGACACgctaattattattaatcagTTGTACTAgttttttggggaaaaaaactTTGGGTCAACAAACCCAGTTTGTACaaaaattactttattttaaccCGATACCGTAGAATACCCGTTACAAGAAATGTTAGCCAAAAATTTCAATTAGTCTTTAATAACATGGGAGAATCAAGTACATAAAAGTCATTCATctcaattttatttaattataacaCCGAACAAGCAAACTTAAGTATTTAACTttaccaaataaaaaaataagacaaCTTCCTTGAGAAAAAGAAATTGCAGAAggaactaaaaaataaaaagaaattttcatgGTTTGGATGAGGTCAAATACTAAAGTCACTAGACAATAGAACTTCTATATAAGAGGTAGGATACAGGTAACCACTTGCATACTATAGTGATGACTGATGACAATGAGCAAGCAAGTAAGTTCAAATCAGAATACTTGAGAAAAAAACTTTCCAACTGACCAGATAGTATAGCACTAAAACTAAAGATAATGGTCCATTCGAGATTACCACTTGTAAAGAAGATCCATTTTGAGTGTGTGTAATTTTCTTGTGCAGGAATGTCATCAACATGGCCTCAGGGTGGCACTTATCCTCCAACCCGAAAGTATAGACAACGTCAGCAGCTTCAATTTCAAGATTACTCTTCACCATCCAATCAATTACTTCTGAAATAGATAATTTACACGACCAGATTTCAGCCAACAAAAAGAATCTCTTTCTAATAATAATTCTATGATGACCAAGTACAAGCAATTACAAATGTTTCGGGTTCGAAAAAAATGGTAGCTCAGCAGATCTCTTATTCATAATTTGGGGTCACACCTCTTCAACGTTTTCCTATTTTTTACTTCGCGGCTTATTCTAGACTCCACTTCACTTTTGGCTTAGCCTTTACAGAACAGTAGTAATAGAAAACATTTCCCAAATTGTGTGATGGTCACttctatatatcatatattgttTAGTTTGAGTGTGATAGTCACCAGAAAAATTCACAACgccttttgtttatttaatcaCACATTCAATGTTTCCTTCACTACTAACTACAGAAAACCTTACGTATTGATGCTTTGGTCAGTTGGTATGATTTTAGCAAAACACAGGAACTATGTACTATAAGAGCATAtagaaaacataattaaagatGATGCAAGTCATAAAAGTAAAGATGAAAAAAACTCTAAACGGTGAAACATCATCTGCTATACGCCTATAGCAACCTGGATGTCACCAAAATGGATGGTTGTATAGCAACATCTACATGGAAGACGTCCACATAAGACGccattattagtttattttagTTGTTACCATAGGTATTAACGGTACACAATAGCATGTGACTGCAATTACTTGTAAAAA includes these proteins:
- the LOC122578507 gene encoding U2 small nuclear ribonucleoprotein A': MVRLNADLVWKSPHFFNALRERELDLRGNKIPVIENIGATEDQFDTIDLSDNEIVKLENFPNLNRLGTLLLNNNRITRINPNIGEFLPKLHSLVLTNNRLVNLVEIDPLASLPKLQYLSLLDNNITKKPNYRLYVIHKLKALRLLDFKKIKQKERAEAAKLFKSEEAEEEAKKESVKTFVPGEVVNEEPEEKEPSKPVGPTQEQITAIKAAIVNAQTYEEVARLEKALNSGSVPDDLNIGNANAETRQNDGPTDMEQE